The following proteins come from a genomic window of Halictus rubicundus isolate RS-2024b chromosome 8, iyHalRubi1_principal, whole genome shotgun sequence:
- the Hay gene encoding ATP-dependent DNA helicase hay: MGPPKRFKKDNDRGKWKKRKEDPEEYNDDDSIDDNEADGVPDAAKNDVEKQDETALEDEFGAKDYRAQMILKPDCASRPLWVAPNGHIFLESFSPVYKHAHDFLIAISEPVCRPEHIHEYKLTAYSLYAAVSVGLQTHDIIEYLKRLSKTTIPDGIIEFIKLCTLSYGKVKLVLKHNKYFVESPYPEVLQKLLKDPVIQECRLRKNIEDEKEEIITNVQNKTKTPQFGAKAVTNVPVPVGTTKVPETANDQVPPAETAAVPEDITTFYDKMDKEDEDEEEEQELKTVSFEVNQEKIEVIQKRCIELEHPLLAEYDFRNDSVNPDINIDLKPSAVLRPYQEKSLRKMFGNGRARSGVIVLPCGAGKSLVGVTACCTVRKRALVLCNSGVSVEQWKQQFKMWSTADDSMICRFTSEAKDKPMGCGILVTTYSMITHTQKRSWEAEQTMRWLQEQEWGIMVLDEVHTIPAKMFRRVLTIVQSHCKLGLTATLLREDDKIADLNFLIGPKLYEANWLELQKRGFIARVQCAEVWCPMTPEFYREYLGCKMSKKLLLYVMNPNKFRCCQYLIRYHERRGDKTIVFSDNVFALKHYAIKMNKPYIYGPTSQSERIQILQNFKFNTKVNTIFVSKVADTSFDLPEANVLIQISSHGGSRRQEAQRLGRILRAKKGAIAEEYNAFFYTLVSQDTMEMNYSRKRQRFLVNQGYAYKVITKLAGMDEEPDLMYSTREEQGHLLQQVLSASDMDADEERIPGEGPRPIMRKAGNMTSMSGADDAVYYEYKKAPGSSTANKHPLFKKFRA; encoded by the exons ATGGGTCCGCCAAAGCGGTTTAAAAAAGATAACG ATCGTGGTAAATGGAAAAAACGTAAAGAAGATCCCGAAGAGTATAACGACGACGATTCTATAGACGATAACGAAGCAGACGGTGTGCCAGATGCAGCCAAAAATGATGTTGAAAAGCAAGACGAAACAGCATTGGAAGACGAATTCGGCGCAAAAGATTATCGTGCTCAAATGATTTTGAAGCCTGACTGTGCGTCAAGACCGCTTTGGGTG GCACCGAATGGACACATTTTCTTAGAGTCCTTTTCACCTGTCTATAAGCACGCGCATGATTTCCTAATTGCTATCTCTGAGCCTGTGTGTCGACCGGAACATATTCACGAG TACAAGCTAACCGCTTACTCGTTGTATGCTGCTGTTAGTGTAGGTCTCCAAAcgcacgatattatagagtatttgAAGAGACTCAGTAAGACCACTATACCCGATGGTATTATAGAATTTATAAAGCTGTGTACGTTATCCTACGGTAAGGTGAAGCTAGTGTTGAAGCACAataaatattttgttgaatCACCGTACCCCGAGGTATTACAAAAGTTATTGAAGGATCCAGTGATTCAAGAGTGTAGACTGAGAAAGAATATAgaagacgagaaggaagaaataATTACGAACGttcaaaacaaaacaaaaactcCACAA TTCGGAGCAAAAGCAGTGACCAATGTTCCAGTTCCAGTTGGAACGACCAAAGTGCCTGAGACTGCCAACGATCAAGTTCCTCCAGCAGAAACCGCTGCAGTTCCAGAAGACATAACTACGTTCTACGATAAAATGGACAAAGAagacgaagatgaagaagaggaaCAAGAGTTAAAAACTGTTAGCTTCGAAGTGAATCAG GAAAAAATTGAAGTGATACAGAAGAGATGTATAGAATTGGAGCATCCGTTGTTGGCAGAGTACGACTTCCGCAATGATAGCGTGAATCCAGACATCAA TATCGACCTGAAACCGTCGGCAGTGCTCAGGCCTTATCAAGAAAAAAGTTTGAGGAAAATGTTCGGTAATGGACGCGCCAGGTCCGGTGTAATTGTGTTACCTTGCG GTGCTGGTAAAAGTTTAGTCGGTGTAACAGCTTGCTGTACAGTACGAAAACGCGCCTTGGTACTATGTAACTCTGGAGTGTCGGTGGAACAATGGAAACAACAATTTAAAATGTGGTCGACTGCCGACGACTCGATGATCTGTCGGTTTACGAGCGAAGCTAAAGATAAGCCTATGGGTTGTGGGATTTTAGTTACCACTTACTCTATGATCACGCACACGCAGAAACGTTCGTGGGAAGCCGAACAAACCATGCGATGGCTTCAAGAACAAGAGTGGGGAATCATGGTTTTGGATG AGGTACACACAATCCCTGCAAAAATGTTCAGAAGAGTTCTGACCATTGTCCAGTCTCATTGCAAGTTGGGTTTAACCGCGACTTTGTTGCGAGAAGACGACAAAATCGCCGATCTGAATTTCCTCATAGGTCCGAAACTGTACGAGGCCAATTGGTTAGAACTGCAAAAAAGAGGTTTTATCGCGAGAGTGCAGTGCGCCGAAGTTTGGTGTCCCATGACACCAGAATTTTACAGAGAATACCTTGGGTGTAAAATGAGTAAAAAGTTG TTGCTCTACGTTATGAATCCTAACAAATTTCGTTGCTGCCAGTATTTGATACGGTATCATGAAAGACGTGGCGATAAAACGATCGTATTTTCAGATAACGTTTTCGCTTTAAAGCATTACGCCATTAAAATGAACAAACCATACATCTACGGTCCCACTAGTCAG AGCgaacgaatacaaattttgcaaaactTCAAATTCAATACCAAAGTGAACACGATATTCGTGAGCAAGGTGGCCGATACGTCGTTCGATTTACCGGAAGCCAATGTCTTGATCCAAATATCCTCGCACGGTGGTTCGCGACGTCAAGAGGCCCAACGATTGGGTAGAATTTTAAGAGCTAAAAAAG gGGCAATCGCGGAGGAGTACAATGCATTCTTCTACACGTTAGTGTCGCAAGACACGATGGAGATGAACTATTCGAGAAAACGTCAACGGTTTCTGGTGAACCAAGGATACGCTTACAAAGTGATTACAAAACTCGCAGGAATGGATGAA GAACCAGACCTAATGTACTCGACTCGAGAAGAACAGGGACATTTGTTGCAACAGGTTCTCTCCGCCAGTGACATGGACGCGGACGAAGAAAGAATACCTGGAGAGGGACCCAGACCC ATCATGCGCAAGGCTGGCAACATGACATCGATGTCGGGTGCCGACGATGCAGTCTACTACGAGTACAAAAAAGCCCCTGGATCGTCCACTGCGAACAAGCATCCATTGTTCAAGAAGTTCAGGGCGTAA
- the Dus2 gene encoding dihydrouridine synthase 2, producing MEEDIVTMPERKRLNYENKIILAPMVRIGTLPMRLLALDYGADIVYTEELIDWKLLRSFRRVNDVLGTVDYIDKTDGTVTFRTCAKEKDKVVLQIGTCDATRALKVGKMVEQDIAGIDLNMGCPKLFSMLGKMGAALLQEPETATNILKTLVDNLNIPVTCKIRVLPDLQKTIELCERLASTGISAIAVHGRTVNERPQHPNRNEVLKTISSKLTIPVIANGGSREIQTYFDILKFKNVTGCSSIMLARAAEWNCSIFCKEGLLPMEDVIKAYIKYAVDCDNSPSNTKYCIQNILREQQNTPLGKRFLNSQTLEQICDVWELSDYCRTKRKEFEAKGLLGRSQVSPMKEDEARNDDQSCNKRKLSEEEDIVLMHCAFLRNNYASDLELPKTILHKWAQTQRKKMPQYETLQKGKLFRSIITVDGRRYGSSFWEKNKKWAEQGAALVCLFSMGLVSEKALAATGSVPP from the exons ATGGAAGAAGATATAGTAACAATGCCGGAACGGAAACGCTTAAATTATGAGAATAAAATTATACTGGCTCCTATGGTGCGTATCGGCACGCTTCCTATGCGCCTTCTTGCGCTCGATTATGGTGCTGATATAGTATATACAGAAGAACTAATAGACTGGAAGTTGCTACGATCATTTCGTCGTGTAAATG ATGTTTTGGGAACAGTCGATTACATTGACAAAACAGATGGCACGGTCACGTTTCGTACTTGTGCCAAAGAAAAAGACAAAGTGGTACTGCAAATTGGTACTTGCGACGCGACAAGAGCCCTGAAAGTAGGCAAAATGGTAGAGCAAGACATTGCTGGTATAGACCTTAATATGGGATGCCCAAAACTATTTTCCATGCTGGGGAAAATGGGCGCTGCTCTTCTTCAGGAACCAGAGACAGCGACAAACATTCTGAAAACGCTGGTCGACAATTTAAACATTCCGGTAACGTGTAAGATTCGTGTACTACCAGATCTACAAAAGACCATAGAACTTTGTGAGCGTTTGGCATCCACTGGTATATCAGCCATAGCAGTCCATGGTCGGACTGTAAATGAACGACCGCAGCATCCGAACCGTAACGAAGTTCTGAAAACAATTTCCAGTAAACTCACGATACCGGTTATAGCAAATGGAGGCTCGAGAGAAATACAGACATATTTTGATATATTAAA GTTTAAAAATGTAACTGGATGTAGCAGCATCATGCTTGCACGCGCAGCCGAATGGAACTGTTCCATATTTTGCAAAGAAGGTTTACTACCCATGGAAGACGTAATAAAGGCATATATTAAATATGCCGTGGATTGCGATAATTCGCCTTCAAATACTAAATATTGTATACAGAATATCCTTCGTGAACAGCAGAACACGCCATTGGGTAAGAGATTTCTGAATTCTCAAACCCTCGAGCAGATCTG CGACGTTTGGGAATTGAGCGATTACTGTCGTACAAAGAGGAAAGAGTTCGAAGCAAAAGGTTTGCTGGGCAGGTCTCAGGTATCACCCATGAAGGAGGACGAAGCGCGCAACGATGACCAATCGTGCAATAAGAGAAAGCTCTCGGAAGAAGAGGACATAGTTTTAATGCATTGCGCGTTTTTGAGAAACAATTACGCGTCGGACCTCGAATTGCCGAAAACTATTTTACACAAATGGGCGCAAACTCAAAGAAAAAAGATGCCGCAATACGAGACTCTACAGAAAGGGAAACTCTTTCGTTCCATTATCACGGTGGACGGAAGAAGGTACGGATCATCCTTCTG gGAGAAAAACAAGAAGTGGGCAGAACAAGGTGCTGCATTAGTTTGCTTATTTTCTATGGGCCTAGTCAGTGAGAAAGCTCTCGCTGCAACTGGAAGTGTTCCTCCCTGA